Proteins found in one Zea mays cultivar B73 chromosome 1, Zm-B73-REFERENCE-NAM-5.0, whole genome shotgun sequence genomic segment:
- the LOC100286029 gene encoding immediate-early fungal elicitor protein CMPG1, which translates to MALLVRRARRAATKAAVSLAGRTGSVELAIPAHFRCPISLDLMRDPVTAPAGITYDRESIEAWLDTGRATCPVTHAPLRHEDLVPNHAIRRVIQDWCVANRSRGVERIPTPKIPVTPVQASELLFDLAGSARRRDAAARCVEVVTKIKVLARDSERNRSCFASIGTGRVLAAAFESLAAAAADAAAPAGRVLEDILAALVCMMPLDEESARTLALPTSLGSLVAIAENGSLAGRLNAVLAIKEVVSCDGAATDLSGKADEIVDALAKIIKSPICPQATKAGMVATYHLALYDERVAARLAAAGLVPVLVEVLVDADKSMSEKALAVLDAVLASEEGRASARAHALAVPMLIKKMFRVSDLATQLAVSAMWRLGKAHSDGEDDGAVTRCLVEALGVGAFQKLLLLLQVGCRDATKEKATELLKLLNKYKSVGECVDAVDFRGLNKLSS; encoded by the coding sequence ATGGCGCTGCTGGTGCGGAGGGCACGGAGGGCGGCGACCAAGGCCGCGGTGTCCCTCGCCGGCAGAACCGGCAGCGTGGAGCTTGCCATCCCGGCGCacttccggtgcccgatctcgctGGACCTCATGCGGGACCCCGTCACGGCGCCGGCGGGAATCACGTACGACCGCGAGAGCATCGAGGCGTGGCTGGACACGGGCCGCGCCACCTGCCCCGTCACCCACGCGCCGCTCCGCCACGAGGACCTCGTCCCCAACCACGCCATCCGTCGCGTCATCCAGGACTGGTGCGTCGCCAACCGCTCCCGCGGCGTCGAGCGCATCCCCACGCCCAAGATCCCCGTCACGCCCGTCCAGGCCTCCGAGCTCCTCTTCGACCTCGCCGGGTCCGCGCGCCGCCGCGACGCCGCTGCGCGGTGCGTCGAGGTGGTCACCAAGATAAAGGTCCTCGCCAGGGACAGCGAGCGAAACAGGAGCTGCTTCGCGTCCATCGGCACGGGCCGCGTGCTCGCCGCCGCGTTCGAGTCgctcgctgctgctgctgctgacgcCGCCGCACCGGCGGGGCGCGTCCTTGAGGACATCCTGGCGGCATTGGTCTGCATGATGCCGTTGGACGAGGAGTCCGCCAGGACGTTGGCCTTGCCGACCTCGCTGGGGTCTCTGGTCGCCATTGCTGAGAACGGCAGCTTGGCAGGAAGGCTGAACGCCGTGCTGGCGATCAAGGAGGTCGTCTCATGCGACGGGGCGGCCACTGATCTGAGCGGGAAGGCCGACGAGATCGTAGACGCGCTGGCAAAGATCATCAAGTCTCCAATCTGTCCTCAGGCAACCAAGGCCGGCATGGTCGCCACCTATCACCTGGCGCTATACGACGAGCGTGTCGCGGCGCGCCTTGCCGCTGCCGGGCTCGTCCCCGTGCTCGTTGAGGTCCTTGTAGACGCCGACAAGAGCATGTCCGAGAAGGCACTGGCCGTGCTCGACGCGGTGCTCGCCTCGGAGGAAGgccgcgcgagcgcgcgggcgcaCGCGCTCGCCGTGCCCATGCTCATCAAGAAGATGTTCCGCGTGTCCGACCTGGCTACCCAGCTTGCCGTGTCGGCGATGTGGCGGCTCGGAAAGGCGCACAGCGACGGCGAGGATGACGGTGCGGTGACGCGGTGTCTTGTCGAGGCGCTGGGGGTTGGGGCGTTCCAGAAGCTTCTCCTGCTCTTGCAGGTCGGCTGCAGGGACGCAACCAAGGAGAAGGCCACCGAGCTGCTCAAGTTGCTCAACAAGTACAAGAGCGTAGGCGAATGCGTCGACGCTGTGGATTTCAGAGGGCTGAATAAGCTGTCATCTTAA